Proteins found in one Pyrus communis chromosome 15, drPyrComm1.1, whole genome shotgun sequence genomic segment:
- the LOC137717295 gene encoding cysteine-rich receptor-like protein kinase 29 isoform X2: MVSSRLIRLLVHCTHILVLIINVNFTEAQLGNEIPSADCFDNKGNYTTGSTYQTNLNGILSNLFDANNGYGFYNSSLGENNDRVYAIGLCRLDIKKETCGSCLSGAANGLTNNCPNQKEAIGWLPDCMLRYSNRSIYGIMETSPGFYAFNTKQVSTGLDAFNQGVVILFNGLRAKAARGGHLWKFASGNTTIPSANITIYGLAQCTPDLSEQSCIDCLEYAWGILGSYYNGSIGVRAVTPSCSLRYEDIPFVGDTNETPPPSAPLAPPPANTTIPGGKKSNASRTVIITVVTTVVSLVLIISICIYLRVKKIKAKLGADEILDTEALQFDLASIRTATNNFSEANKLGRGGFGTVYRGRLLNQEDIAVKRLSRDSAQGDVEFKNEVTLVAKLQHRNLVRLLGFCLEGNERLLIYEFVPNASLDHFIFDPIRRAHLDWDSRYKIILGIGRGLLYLHEDSRLRIIHRDMKASNVLLDAEMQPKIADFGMARLFDLDQTQGDTSRVVGTYGYMAPEYVMRGHFSVKSDVYSFGVLVLEIITGQKNSSFRHGGNVEDLLSYAWKSWNEDTASNLIDPMLKSGSIPEIMRCINLGLLCVQQNIADRPTMAAVILMLTSNSLDLPVPSQPAFFMDGGIESSSDTSLAWDDNSGVTRLDLSKSNSVKYMLHG; the protein is encoded by the exons ATGGTTTCCTCAAGATTAATCAGATTATTGGTCCATTGTACACACATCTTGGTACTCATCATCAACGTTAATTTCACTGAAGCCCAGCTTGGAAATGAAATTCCATCAGCCGACTGTTTTGACAACAAAGGCAACTACACCACTGGCAGCACCTATCAAACAAACCTCAATGGCATCCTCTCCAACTTATTCGATGCCAACAACGGCTACGGCTTTTACAATTCCTCCCTTGGCGAAAACAACGACAGAGTTTATGCAATCGGGCTCTGTCGACTAGATATTAAAAAGGAAACTTGCGGTAGCTGCCTTTCTGGCGCTGCAAACGGTCTCACGAATAATTGTCCTAACCAGAAGGAGGCAATTGGATGGTTACCCGATTGTATGTTACGCTACTCAAACCGCTCCATATATGGCATAATGGAAACTAGTCCGGGATTCTACGCTTTCAATACAAAGCAAGTATCCACGGGCTTGGATGCTTTCAATCAAGGGGTGGTCATCTTATTTAATGGACTACGAGCCAAAGCAGCAAGGGGTGGTCATCTTTGGAAGTTTGCATCAGGAAACACAACCATTCCAAGTGCTAATATAACAATATATGGTCTTGCTCAGTGCACCCCAGATTTGTCCGAGCAAAGTTGTATTGATTGCTTAGAGTATGCTTGGGGAATTCTTGGATCATATTATAATGGATCAATTGGTGTGCGAGCTGTGACCCCAAGCTGTAGCTTAAGGTATGAAGATATCCCCTTTGTTGGAGATACAAATGAGACACCACCACCATCCGCACCATTAGCACCACCACCTGCCAATACCACGATTCCAGGAG GAAAGAAGAGTAATGCTTCTCGGACTGTGATCATTACGGTTGTCACAACAGTTGTTTCCTTGGTACTAATTATATCGATCTGCATTTATCTGAGAGTGAAGAAGATAAAGGCAAAACTTGGAG CAGATGAAATTCTTGATACAGAAGCCTTGCAGTTCGACCTTGCCTCCATAAGAACGGCTACAAATAACTTTTCTGAAGCCAATAAGCTTGGACGAGGTGGATTTGGTACTGTTTACAGG GGTAGACTTTTGAACCAAGAAGATATAGCGGTTAAAAGGCTTTCTAGAGATTCTGCACAAGGAGATGTAGAATTTAAAAATGAGGTCACGTTAGTAGCCAAACTTCAACATCGCAATTTAGTTAGGCTCCTTGGTTTCTGCTTGGAAGGAAACGAAAGGCTTCTTATCTATGAGTTTGTCCCTAATGCAAGCCTCGATCATTTCATATTTG ATCCGATCAGGCGTGCACATTTGGACTGGGACAGTCGCTACAAGATCATATTAGGAATTGGGCGAGGACTCCTTTACCTTCATGAAGATTCTCGTCTTAGAATAATTCATCGTGATATGAAAGCAAGTAACGTTTTGTTAGATGCAGAAATGCAACCCAAAATTGCAGATTTTGGCATGGCAAGACTGTTTGATCTTGATCAAACACAAGGTGATACCAGTCGAGTTGTAGGGACTTA TGGTTACATGGCACCTGAGTATGTGATGCGCGGACACTTTTCTGTTAAGTCCGATGTATATAGCTTCGGTGTGTTAGTTTTGGAGATAATTACTGGACAGAAAAATAGTTCTTTCCGTCACGGTGGGAACGTGGAGGACCTTCTAAGCTAT GCATGGAAAAGTTGGAATGAGGACACAGCTTCAAATTTAATAGATCCCATGTTGAAGAGTGGTTCAATACCAGAAATAATGAGATGCATCAACCTAGGATTATTATGTGTGCAACAAAATATAGCTGATAGGCCAACCATGGCTGCAGTTATTCTCAtgcttactagcaactctctTGATCTTCCAGTACCCTCACAACCAGCATTTTTTATGGATGGTGGCATCGAATCCTCATCTGACACGTCTTTGGCATGGGATGATAATTCTGGTGTGACAAGGTTAGATCTGTCTAAAAGCAACTCTGTCAAATATATGCTGCATGGATAG
- the LOC137717295 gene encoding cysteine-rich receptor-like protein kinase 29 isoform X3, producing the protein MVSSRLIRLLVHCTHILVLIINVNFTEAQLGNEIPSADCFDNKGNYTTGSTYQTNLNGILSNLFDANNGYGFYNSSLGENNDRVYAIGLCRLDIKKETCGSCLSGAANGLTNNCPNQKEAIGWLPDCMLRYSNRSIYGIMETSPGFYAFNTKQVSTGLDAFNQGVVILFNGLRAKAARGGHLWKFASGNTTIPSANITIYGLAQCTPDLSEQSCIDCLEYAWGILGSYYNGSIGVRAVTPSCSLRYEDIPFVGDTNETPPPSAPLAPPPANTTIPGGKKSNASRTVIITVVTTVVSLVLIISICIYLRVKKIKAKLGDEILDTEALQFDLASIRTATNNFSEANKLGRGGFGTVYRGRLLNQEDIAVKRLSRDSAQGDVEFKNEVTLVAKLQHRNLVRLLGFCLEGNERLLIYEFVPNASLDHFIFDPIRRAHLDWDSRYKIILGIGRGLLYLHEDSRLRIIHRDMKASNVLLDAEMQPKIADFGMARLFDLDQTQGDTSRVVGTYGYMAPEYVMRGHFSVKSDVYSFGVLVLEIITGQKNSSFRHGGNVEDLLSYAWKSWNEDTASNLIDPMLKSGSIPEIMRCINLGLLCVQQNIADRPTMAAVILMLTSNSLDLPVPSQPAFFMDGGIESSSDTSLAWDDNSGVTRLDLSKSNSVKYMLHG; encoded by the exons ATGGTTTCCTCAAGATTAATCAGATTATTGGTCCATTGTACACACATCTTGGTACTCATCATCAACGTTAATTTCACTGAAGCCCAGCTTGGAAATGAAATTCCATCAGCCGACTGTTTTGACAACAAAGGCAACTACACCACTGGCAGCACCTATCAAACAAACCTCAATGGCATCCTCTCCAACTTATTCGATGCCAACAACGGCTACGGCTTTTACAATTCCTCCCTTGGCGAAAACAACGACAGAGTTTATGCAATCGGGCTCTGTCGACTAGATATTAAAAAGGAAACTTGCGGTAGCTGCCTTTCTGGCGCTGCAAACGGTCTCACGAATAATTGTCCTAACCAGAAGGAGGCAATTGGATGGTTACCCGATTGTATGTTACGCTACTCAAACCGCTCCATATATGGCATAATGGAAACTAGTCCGGGATTCTACGCTTTCAATACAAAGCAAGTATCCACGGGCTTGGATGCTTTCAATCAAGGGGTGGTCATCTTATTTAATGGACTACGAGCCAAAGCAGCAAGGGGTGGTCATCTTTGGAAGTTTGCATCAGGAAACACAACCATTCCAAGTGCTAATATAACAATATATGGTCTTGCTCAGTGCACCCCAGATTTGTCCGAGCAAAGTTGTATTGATTGCTTAGAGTATGCTTGGGGAATTCTTGGATCATATTATAATGGATCAATTGGTGTGCGAGCTGTGACCCCAAGCTGTAGCTTAAGGTATGAAGATATCCCCTTTGTTGGAGATACAAATGAGACACCACCACCATCCGCACCATTAGCACCACCACCTGCCAATACCACGATTCCAGGAG GAAAGAAGAGTAATGCTTCTCGGACTGTGATCATTACGGTTGTCACAACAGTTGTTTCCTTGGTACTAATTATATCGATCTGCATTTATCTGAGAGTGAAGAAGATAAAGGCAAAACTTGGAG ATGAAATTCTTGATACAGAAGCCTTGCAGTTCGACCTTGCCTCCATAAGAACGGCTACAAATAACTTTTCTGAAGCCAATAAGCTTGGACGAGGTGGATTTGGTACTGTTTACAGG GGTAGACTTTTGAACCAAGAAGATATAGCGGTTAAAAGGCTTTCTAGAGATTCTGCACAAGGAGATGTAGAATTTAAAAATGAGGTCACGTTAGTAGCCAAACTTCAACATCGCAATTTAGTTAGGCTCCTTGGTTTCTGCTTGGAAGGAAACGAAAGGCTTCTTATCTATGAGTTTGTCCCTAATGCAAGCCTCGATCATTTCATATTTG ATCCGATCAGGCGTGCACATTTGGACTGGGACAGTCGCTACAAGATCATATTAGGAATTGGGCGAGGACTCCTTTACCTTCATGAAGATTCTCGTCTTAGAATAATTCATCGTGATATGAAAGCAAGTAACGTTTTGTTAGATGCAGAAATGCAACCCAAAATTGCAGATTTTGGCATGGCAAGACTGTTTGATCTTGATCAAACACAAGGTGATACCAGTCGAGTTGTAGGGACTTA TGGTTACATGGCACCTGAGTATGTGATGCGCGGACACTTTTCTGTTAAGTCCGATGTATATAGCTTCGGTGTGTTAGTTTTGGAGATAATTACTGGACAGAAAAATAGTTCTTTCCGTCACGGTGGGAACGTGGAGGACCTTCTAAGCTAT GCATGGAAAAGTTGGAATGAGGACACAGCTTCAAATTTAATAGATCCCATGTTGAAGAGTGGTTCAATACCAGAAATAATGAGATGCATCAACCTAGGATTATTATGTGTGCAACAAAATATAGCTGATAGGCCAACCATGGCTGCAGTTATTCTCAtgcttactagcaactctctTGATCTTCCAGTACCCTCACAACCAGCATTTTTTATGGATGGTGGCATCGAATCCTCATCTGACACGTCTTTGGCATGGGATGATAATTCTGGTGTGACAAGGTTAGATCTGTCTAAAAGCAACTCTGTCAAATATATGCTGCATGGATAG
- the LOC137717297 gene encoding cysteine-rich receptor-like protein kinase 29, translating into MVSSRLIRLLFLCTQILLLIINVNFTDAQLELPGVKEVQCSNGEGNYTTGSTYQTNLKSLLSTLFDANNNNGYGFYNSSLGVNNDTVYAIGLCRGDITKEACGSCLTLTANNLMTNCTNQKEAIGWSETCMLRYSNRPIYRIKELSPTYYVRNILNVSTGLDAFNQEVSRLLNALRQIAATGGDLRKFATGNASIPNSNLKIYGFVQCTPELPEQSCIDCLNYIFGVSESCCSASIGRRIATPSCGLRYENYTFFDVRTEIPLPTPPADTAIPGGKKSNTSRTVIITVVTVVSVVLIVSICVYLRVKKIKAKLGEADEILNTEALQFDLASIRTATNNFSEANKLGRGGFGTVYRGRLLNQEDIAVKRLSRDSAQGDIEFKNEVTLVAKLQHRNLVRLLGFCLEGNERVLIYEFVPNASLDHFIFDPIKREHLDWDSRYKIILGIGRGLLYLHEDSRLRIIHRDMKASNILLDAEMQPKIADFGMARLFDLDQTQGDTSRIVGTYGYMAPEYVMRGHFSVKSDVYSFGVLVLEIITGQKNSSFRHGGNVEDLLSYAWKSWKEDTASNLIDPLLKSGSKPEIMRCVHVGLLCVQQNIADRPTMAAVILMLTTNSLDLPVPSQPAFFMDGGIESSSDTPLGWKDNSGVTRLSLSKSSSVKYLLHG; encoded by the exons ATGGTTTCCTCAAGATTAATCAGATTATTGTTCCTTTGTACACAAATTTTGTTACTCATCATCAACGTTAATTTCACAGATGCCCAGCTTGAACTCCCTGGAGTTAAAGAAGTCCAGTGTTCTAACGGCGAAGGTAACTACACCACTGGCAGCACCTATCAAACAAACCTCAAAAGCCTCCTCTCCACCTTATTCGATGCCAACAACAACAACGGCTACGGCTTTTACAATTCCTCCCTTGGTGTAAACAACGACACAGTTTATGCAATCGGGCTCTGTCGAGGAGATATTACAAAGGAAGCTTGCGGTAGCTGCCTTACTCTCACTGCAAACAATCTCATGACTAATTGTACCAACCAGAAGGAGGCGATTGGATGGTCGGAAACTTGTATGTTACGCTACTCAAACCGCCCCATTTATCGCATAAAGGAACTTAGTCCGACTTACTATGTTCGGAATATATTAAATGTATCCACGGGCTTGGATGCGTTCAATCAAGAGGTCTCTCGCTTACTTAACGCACTACGACAAATAGCAGCAACGGGTGGTGATCTTCGTAAATTTGCAACAGGAAACGCAAGCATTCCAAATTCTAATCTAAAAATATATGGATTTGTTCAGTGCACCCCAGAATTACCCGAGCAAAGTTGTATTGATtgcttaaattatatttttggagTGTCTGAATCATGTTGTAGTGCATCAATTGGTAGGAGAATTGCGACACCAAGCTGTGGCTTAAGGTACGAAAATTACACCTTTTTTGACGTTAGAACTGAGATACCATTACCAACACCACCGGCCGATACTGCGATTCCAGGAG GAAAGAAGAGTAATACTTCTCGGACTGTCATCATTACGGTTGTCACAGTTGTTTCCGTGGTACTAATTGTATCGATCTGCGTTTATCTGAGAGTGAAGAAGATAAAGGCAAAACTTGGAG AAGCAGATGAAATTCTTAATACAGAAGCCTTGCAGTTCGACCTTGCCTCCATAAGAACAGCTACAAATAACTTTTCTGAAGCCAATAAGCTTGGACGAGGTGGATTTGGTACTGTTTACAGG GGTAGGCTTTTGAACCAAGAAGATATAGCGGTTAAAAGGCTTTCTAGAGATTCTGCACAAGGAGAtatagaatttaaaaatgagGTCACGTTAGTAGCCAAACTTCAACACCGCAATTTAGTAAGGCTTCTTGGTTTCTGCTTGGAAGGAAACGAAAGGGTTCTTATCTATGAGTTTGTCCCTAATGCAAGCCTCGATCATTTCATATTTG ATCCAATCAAGCGCGAACATTTGGACTGGGACAGTCGCTACAAGATCATATTAGGAATTGGGCGAGGACTCCTTTACCTTCATGAAGATTCTCGTCTTAGAATAATTCATCGTGATATGAAAGCAAGTAACATTTTGTTAGATGCAGAAATGCAACCCAAAATTGCAGATTTTGGCATGGCAAGGCTGTTTGATCTTGATCAAACACAAGGTGATACCAGTCGAATTGTAGGGACTTA TGGTTACATGGCACCTGAGTATGTAATGCGCGGGCACTTTTCTGTTAAGTCTGATGTGTATAGCTTCGGTGTGTTAGTTTTGGAGATAATTACTGGACAGAAAAATAGTTCTTTCCGTCACGGTGGGAACGTGGAGGACCTTCTAAGCTAT GCATGGAAAAGTTGGAAGGAGGACACAGCTTCAAATTTAATAGATCCCTTGTTGAAGAGTGGTTCAAAACCAGAAATAATGAGATGCGTCCACGTAGGATTATTATGTGTGCAACAAAATATAGCTGATAGGCCAACCATGGCTGCAGTTATTCTCATGCTTACTACCAACTCTCTTGATCTTCCAGTACCCTCACAACCAGCATTTTTTATGGATGGTGGCATTGAATCCTCCTCTGACACGCCTTTGGGATGGAAGGATAATTCTGGTGTGACAAGGTTAAGTCTATCTAAAAGTAGCTCTGTAAAATATCTGCTGCATGGATAG
- the LOC137717295 gene encoding cysteine-rich receptor-like protein kinase 29 isoform X1, with protein sequence MVSSRLIRLLVHCTHILVLIINVNFTEAQLGNEIPSADCFDNKGNYTTGSTYQTNLNGILSNLFDANNGYGFYNSSLGENNDRVYAIGLCRLDIKKETCGSCLSGAANGLTNNCPNQKEAIGWLPDCMLRYSNRSIYGIMETSPGFYAFNTKQVSTGLDAFNQGVVILFNGLRAKAARGGHLWKFASGNTTIPSANITIYGLAQCTPDLSEQSCIDCLEYAWGILGSYYNGSIGVRAVTPSCSLRYEDIPFVGDTNETPPPSAPLAPPPANTTIPGGKKSNASRTVIITVVTTVVSLVLIISICIYLRVKKIKAKLGEADEILDTEALQFDLASIRTATNNFSEANKLGRGGFGTVYRGRLLNQEDIAVKRLSRDSAQGDVEFKNEVTLVAKLQHRNLVRLLGFCLEGNERLLIYEFVPNASLDHFIFDPIRRAHLDWDSRYKIILGIGRGLLYLHEDSRLRIIHRDMKASNVLLDAEMQPKIADFGMARLFDLDQTQGDTSRVVGTYGYMAPEYVMRGHFSVKSDVYSFGVLVLEIITGQKNSSFRHGGNVEDLLSYAWKSWNEDTASNLIDPMLKSGSIPEIMRCINLGLLCVQQNIADRPTMAAVILMLTSNSLDLPVPSQPAFFMDGGIESSSDTSLAWDDNSGVTRLDLSKSNSVKYMLHG encoded by the exons ATGGTTTCCTCAAGATTAATCAGATTATTGGTCCATTGTACACACATCTTGGTACTCATCATCAACGTTAATTTCACTGAAGCCCAGCTTGGAAATGAAATTCCATCAGCCGACTGTTTTGACAACAAAGGCAACTACACCACTGGCAGCACCTATCAAACAAACCTCAATGGCATCCTCTCCAACTTATTCGATGCCAACAACGGCTACGGCTTTTACAATTCCTCCCTTGGCGAAAACAACGACAGAGTTTATGCAATCGGGCTCTGTCGACTAGATATTAAAAAGGAAACTTGCGGTAGCTGCCTTTCTGGCGCTGCAAACGGTCTCACGAATAATTGTCCTAACCAGAAGGAGGCAATTGGATGGTTACCCGATTGTATGTTACGCTACTCAAACCGCTCCATATATGGCATAATGGAAACTAGTCCGGGATTCTACGCTTTCAATACAAAGCAAGTATCCACGGGCTTGGATGCTTTCAATCAAGGGGTGGTCATCTTATTTAATGGACTACGAGCCAAAGCAGCAAGGGGTGGTCATCTTTGGAAGTTTGCATCAGGAAACACAACCATTCCAAGTGCTAATATAACAATATATGGTCTTGCTCAGTGCACCCCAGATTTGTCCGAGCAAAGTTGTATTGATTGCTTAGAGTATGCTTGGGGAATTCTTGGATCATATTATAATGGATCAATTGGTGTGCGAGCTGTGACCCCAAGCTGTAGCTTAAGGTATGAAGATATCCCCTTTGTTGGAGATACAAATGAGACACCACCACCATCCGCACCATTAGCACCACCACCTGCCAATACCACGATTCCAGGAG GAAAGAAGAGTAATGCTTCTCGGACTGTGATCATTACGGTTGTCACAACAGTTGTTTCCTTGGTACTAATTATATCGATCTGCATTTATCTGAGAGTGAAGAAGATAAAGGCAAAACTTGGAG AAGCAGATGAAATTCTTGATACAGAAGCCTTGCAGTTCGACCTTGCCTCCATAAGAACGGCTACAAATAACTTTTCTGAAGCCAATAAGCTTGGACGAGGTGGATTTGGTACTGTTTACAGG GGTAGACTTTTGAACCAAGAAGATATAGCGGTTAAAAGGCTTTCTAGAGATTCTGCACAAGGAGATGTAGAATTTAAAAATGAGGTCACGTTAGTAGCCAAACTTCAACATCGCAATTTAGTTAGGCTCCTTGGTTTCTGCTTGGAAGGAAACGAAAGGCTTCTTATCTATGAGTTTGTCCCTAATGCAAGCCTCGATCATTTCATATTTG ATCCGATCAGGCGTGCACATTTGGACTGGGACAGTCGCTACAAGATCATATTAGGAATTGGGCGAGGACTCCTTTACCTTCATGAAGATTCTCGTCTTAGAATAATTCATCGTGATATGAAAGCAAGTAACGTTTTGTTAGATGCAGAAATGCAACCCAAAATTGCAGATTTTGGCATGGCAAGACTGTTTGATCTTGATCAAACACAAGGTGATACCAGTCGAGTTGTAGGGACTTA TGGTTACATGGCACCTGAGTATGTGATGCGCGGACACTTTTCTGTTAAGTCCGATGTATATAGCTTCGGTGTGTTAGTTTTGGAGATAATTACTGGACAGAAAAATAGTTCTTTCCGTCACGGTGGGAACGTGGAGGACCTTCTAAGCTAT GCATGGAAAAGTTGGAATGAGGACACAGCTTCAAATTTAATAGATCCCATGTTGAAGAGTGGTTCAATACCAGAAATAATGAGATGCATCAACCTAGGATTATTATGTGTGCAACAAAATATAGCTGATAGGCCAACCATGGCTGCAGTTATTCTCAtgcttactagcaactctctTGATCTTCCAGTACCCTCACAACCAGCATTTTTTATGGATGGTGGCATCGAATCCTCATCTGACACGTCTTTGGCATGGGATGATAATTCTGGTGTGACAAGGTTAGATCTGTCTAAAAGCAACTCTGTCAAATATATGCTGCATGGATAG